From a single Hippea jasoniae genomic region:
- the rplK gene encoding 50S ribosomal protein L11, which produces MAKKEVVAQIKLQIEAGKASPAPPVGPALGQHGVNIMDFVKKFNDATKDRMGDIVPVVITVYADRSFDFITKTPPASSLIKKALGIEKGSSDSARVKVGKLSKQQLEEIARVKLPDLNTNDIYKAMKIVAGTAVNMGVEVEEF; this is translated from the coding sequence ATGGCAAAGAAAGAGGTTGTGGCTCAGATTAAGCTCCAGATAGAGGCAGGTAAAGCCTCACCTGCACCGCCAGTTGGTCCTGCATTGGGTCAGCACGGTGTAAATATTATGGATTTTGTTAAGAAGTTTAACGATGCAACAAAGGATAGAATGGGCGATATTGTGCCTGTTGTAATCACTGTTTATGCAGATAGGTCTTTTGATTTTATTACAAAGACACCACCTGCAAGCTCTTTGATTAAAAAAGCTTTAGGAATCGAGAAGGGTTCTTCAGATTCGGCGAGGGTAAAGGTTGGAAAACTCTCAAAACAACAACTTGAAGAGATTGCCAGGGTTAAACTACCAGACCTTAACACAAATGACATCTATAAGGCTATGAAGATTGTAGCTGGTACAGCTGTTAATATGGGTGTTGAGGTCGAGGAGTTTTAA
- the nusG gene encoding transcription termination/antitermination protein NusG: MSDFKWYTIHTQVGYEEKVRSMLRNKLKSAGLEEDVEEIFVPMEEVIEIKKNNKKEKVKKCLYPSYVFVKARMSDKLYNLVKKMSFTSGFIGYKNEPAVVDEKEIQQIKDRIESSKEAPRLSVSFEPGETVRVLDGPFANFTGVIDDVDVDKGRLRILISIFGRSTPVELNYNQVEKVQ, translated from the coding sequence ATGTCTGATTTCAAGTGGTATACAATTCATACACAGGTGGGTTATGAGGAAAAGGTCAGGTCTATGCTTAGAAATAAATTAAAAAGCGCTGGCCTTGAAGAGGATGTGGAAGAGATTTTTGTTCCTATGGAAGAGGTTATAGAGATTAAGAAAAACAACAAAAAAGAAAAGGTCAAAAAATGCCTTTATCCAAGTTATGTGTTTGTTAAGGCTCGCATGAGCGATAAACTATATAACCTTGTAAAAAAGATGTCGTTCACTTCGGGCTTTATTGGATATAAAAATGAGCCTGCAGTTGTTGATGAAAAAGAGATACAGCAGATAAAGGATCGCATCGAGAGCTCAAAAGAGGCACCAAGGCTATCTGTATCCTTTGAGCCTGGAGAGACGGTCAGGGTTCTTGATGGTCCGTTTGCAAATTTCACCGGTGTAATTGATGATGTTGATGTCGATAAAGGAAGACTGAGGATATTGATCAGCATATTTGGGCGTTCAACGCCTGTTGAGCTGAATTACAATCAGGTTGAGAAAGTTCAATAA